From the Ascaphus truei isolate aAscTru1 chromosome 15, aAscTru1.hap1, whole genome shotgun sequence genome, one window contains:
- the LOC142466749 gene encoding uncharacterized protein LOC142466749, with protein MEKMRTEQSCKIPIKMTENASFNQSRQLINNVTAHSKRYILAAATGKDLGESGKSLTWLSDQNIQKRTQTGESPHVCGECGKEFNVLSSLRRHKRTHTGQRPHVCGECGKGYSYLSHLNTHKRTHTGERPHVCGECGKGFHASSSLDTHKRTHTGERPHVCGECGKGFSQLSHLNKHMRGHTGERPHVCGECGKGFIDSSSLNTHMRTHTGERPYVCGECGKGFSDFSTLKTHKRTHTGEKPHVCGECGKGFSNLSSLNTHKRTHTGERPHVCGECGKGFIDSSSLNTHMRTHTGERPHVCGECGKGFSHLSSLNTHKRTHTGERPHVCGECGKGFIDFSTLNTHMRTHTGERPHVCGECGKGFSHISRLNIHKRAHTGERPYVCGECLKGFSHLSSLNTHKRTHTGERPYVCGECGKGYMNFSSLNTHKRTHTGERPYVCGECGKGFSKLSHLNRHKLTHTGEKPHVCGECGKGYMDFFSLNTHKRTHTGERPYVCGECGKGFNQLSYLNRHKLTHTGERPHVCGECGKGYMDFSSLNTHKRTHTGERPHVCGECGKGFIHLASLNTHKRTHTGERPYVCCECQKRFSHLSNLNKHKRTHTGERPHVCGECG; from the coding sequence atggaaaagatgaggacagaacaatcttgcaaaATTCCAATAAAaatgacagaaaatgcatctttcaaccagtcaaggcaattaataaacaatgtaactgctcattccaaaagatatatattagcagctgccaccggaaaagatcttggagaaagtgggaagagtctgacttggttatcagaccagaacaTACAGAAGAGAACACAGACCGGGGAGAgtccgcatgtatgtggggaatgtgggaaggaatTTAATGTGTTATCCAGCCTGaggagacacaagaggacacacacagggcagagaccgcatgtatgtggggaatgtgggaagggatatagttatttatcccacctgaacacacacaagaggacacacacaggggagaggccgcatgtatgtggggaatgtgggaagggatttcatGCGTCATCAAgtctggacacacacaagaggacacacacaggggagaggccgcatgtatgtggggaatgtgggaagggatttagtcagttatcccacctgaacaaacACATGAgaggacacacaggggagagaccgcatgtatgtggggaatgtgggaagggatttattgACTCTTCCagtctgaacacacacatgagaaCACATACAGGGGAAAGaccatatgtatgtggggaatgtgggaagggatttagtgacttttCGACTCTGAAaacacacaagagaacacacacaggggagaaaccacatgtatgtggggaatgtgggaagggatttagtaatttatccagcctgaacacacacaagaggacacacacaggggagagaccgcatgtatgtggggaatgtgggaagggatttattgACTCTTCCagtctgaacacacacatgagaacacacacaggggaaagaccacatgtatgtggggaatgtgggaagggatttagtcacttatccagcctgaacacacacaagaggacacacacaggggaaagaccgcatgtatgtggggaatgtgggaagggatttattgACTTTTCCActctgaacacacacatgagaacacacacaggggaaagaccacatgtatgtggggaatgtgggaagggatttagtcacatATCCAggctgaacatacacaagagggcacacacaggggaaagaccatatgtatgtggggaatgtttGAAAGGATTTAgtcacttatccagcctgaacacacacaagagaacacacacaggggaaagaccgtatgtatgtggggaatgtgggaagggatataTGAACTTTTCCagtctgaacacacacaagagaacacacacaggggagagaccgtatgtatgtggggaatgtgggaagggatttagtaaattatcccacctgaacagacacaaattgacacacacaggggagaaaccgcatgtatgtggagaatgtgggaagggatatatggactttttcagtctgaacacacacaagagaacacacacaggggagagaccgtatgtatgtggggaatgtgggaagggatttaatcAATTATCCTACCTGAACAGACACAaattgacacacacaggggagagaccgcatgtatgtggagaatgtgggaagggatataTGGACTTTTCCagtctgaacacacacaagagaacacacacaggggagagaccacatgtatgtggggaatgtgggaagggatttattcACTTagccagcctgaacacacacaagagaacacacacaggtgagagaccgtatgtatgctGTGAATGTCAGAAGAGATTTAGTCATTTATCCAAcctgaacaaacacaagaggacacacacaggggagagaccgcatgtatgtggggaatgtggttAG